The Changchengzhania lutea genomic sequence CAACGCGGTTTTAAATCATCATACAAGCCTGTTTTTACCGTGCACTTCCCGTTGTGATGCACAATGATTGAACATTGCTCTGCCTGTTCTGGAGTATGCTCGCAAGCATAAATCAATGTTTCTATAACATAATCAAATGTATTGACCTCATCATTAAACAGCACTATTTCATTTTGTGTCATGACTTCTTCTTGAAGTAATAACTCTTCGGAAGATTTTTCTTTAGTACTCATTATTTTAGTATTCAGTTTGCAGTCGCAGTATACAGCAACTCTAAACTATTATAAATTTTCAGTGTGTAACACTTAAATTAAAGCTAATTTAAAAATTTTAAGGAAACCCAATTGTTTCTTTCCAATTTTTCTTCAAATTTTAACATATATTTTTCACAGGCCTCTTGAATAACAGGAATGTCCGTATTGTAGAATCCGCTAAGCAATAGCATGCCCTTTTCATTTAGGCATGTCGCATAGGTTCCTAAATCTTTTAGTAAAATGTTTCTATTGATATTCGCAATAATCACATCGTACTTCTTCCCGTTCAACAAACTGGCGTCACCTTCTAAAACGGTAATATGACTGCAATTATTTCGTTCTACATTTTCAAGACTGTTTAAATAGCACCAGTTATCAATATCTATAGCATCTAGTGGTTTAGCGCCTTTCATCTCTGCTAGTATCGCCAGAACACCTGTACCGCATCCCATATCCAAAACCGATTTATCCTTTAAATCACTATTTAAAATATGCTGAATCATCATATGAGTGGTTTCGTGATGCCCCGTACCAAAGCTCATCTTGGGTTCAATAATGATATCATATTCGGTATCGAACTTCTCATGAAAAGGCGCACGAACTGCGCATGCATTATCAACCACGATTGGATTAAAATTCTTTTCCCACTCGGCGTTCCAATTGACTTGTTCAATATCTTTGAAGCTGTAGGTAATGACAAATTCATTTGAAGTCAAAATTTGAATATCGTTTAAAATACCCTCACGCCACTCCTCTTTTTGAATGTATGCCGATACGCCATTTTCTGTTTCTACGAAACTTTCAAAACCTGCATAGCCTAGTTCTGCAATTAGAATTTCAACGCCTGGTTGCAGAGGTTTTACTTGAAATTCGTAACCTATATATATGGTATTTGACATATTTTTAATTGATATTAATCATTAGAAAGCACCTTATCCTTCACTTTCGGTTTAGCTCCGCGTTAGGGATTGAGGTATTGTTGAAGCTCCTTGCCCGACAGAAATCGGGCAAGAGCGACTACCGAAAGCGCGACCCCGATTTTTCTTCGGGGTAACGCCAAAATTATTTTAAGAGACTATGTTTTAAAACGCGTTTACTATGTCGAAAAAATCGTCGGCATTAAGTGCTGCACCACCAATAAGACCCCCATCTACATCTGGTTTAGAAAAAATCTCTTTGGCATTATTTGGTTTAACGCTGCCTCCATATAAAATAGATACGCTGTTTGCGACATCGTCACCATATTGGTTTGCCAAGGTTTTTCTAATAAACGCATGCATGTCTTGCGCTTGCTCTGGACTTGCTGTTTCGCCGGTACCAATCGCCCAAACCGGTTCGTAGGCCAATACGATATTTTTAAACGCTGCGGCATCTAAATGAAATAAAGCTTTTTTAATTTGGCTTTCTACTACGGCCTCGTGATTATTAGATTTTCTATCGGCCAATTCTTCTCCAAAACAAAAAATGATACGCATATCATTGGCTAATGCTGCATCTACTTTCTTAGCTAGCAACTCATCGGTTTCATTAAAATAAGCACGGCGTTCGCTATGACCTAAAATAACGGTTTCAATACCGATACTTTTCAACATCTTTGCGCTAATTTCTCCTGTGTAAGCACCGTTTTCTGCAAAGTGCATGTTTTGTGCAATAACCTCTACAGCGTAGGTTTTAAAAGCTTCAAACACTTGGTATAGGTTTGTAAATGTTGGCGCCACCATAACCTCGGCCGTTGACGTTTGCTTCTTCGCTTTCAACGCATCGATTAATAATTGGGTTTCTGGAAGATCGTTATTCATTTTCCAATTTCCTGCAACAATTTGTTTTCTCATAATCCTGTGTAACCTCGTAGAATTTAAATTATTCTAGTAAGGAGTTATTTTTTAAATTAGTATTTATATTTTCTATTAATTCTTTATCATCGGCCTTTACAGCATCAAATAAACTAATGTGTCCTTCTTTGTCTATAACCATGTACCTTGGTATCCAGTCTAAATCCACAAATTCTGCAAAGGGACCATCCCACCCCGATTTCATGAAATAGTGCTGACCTTTAATATCGTATTTCTTTATACCTTTTTGCCAAGCTTCAACACTTCTATCTAAAGATAAAAATAAATACGTTGCCTCTTTATATTGGTTTTGTAAGCTTTTTACTTTTGGTAAATTTTTTATACAATCACCACACCACGATGCCCAAATATCGATAACTAAAGTTTTGCCATTGTGAGTTTCTAGAATATTCTTAAAAATGATTTCAGTTCCTTCTAAATTCAGAAAAGGATCATTTAAGGCGGCTTCTGAAAACTGAACAGGATTCTCTTTTTTACAGCCTAATAACACCGTTAACGTTACTATTAAAAAAACTAATTTCTTCATATTTTAAAAATCCTGTTATCTCTTTTTATTTTTCAGAAAAGCCCACTATTCAAGTTTAACTTTAGGGTCTAACCATACGTATATAATGTCTACAAAAATATTGATAATTATGAACAATAGTGCAATAATAAGCACCGAACCCATAATGACTGGCAAATCTAATGTATTTAGCGCGTTTACAATTTCTTTTCCCAAACCATTCCATCCAAAAATATACTCTACAAAAACGGCACCTGCTAACATGGATGCAAACCAACCTGATATGGCAGTTACTACAGGATTAAGGGCGTTTTTAACAGCATGTCTTTTAATAATTTGAAACTCGTTAAGGCCTTTGGCTCGCGCTGTACGAATATAATCTTGATTAAAAACTTCTAAAAGCGAATTTCGCATTAATTGGATCACTACAGCCAATGGCCGGATGCCTAAGACTATAGCAGGGAGTATTAGGTTCTTCCATTTAATATTCATGGTGTTGCCAAAATCATCCAACTCATATAAACTGCCCGTCATTTCCAAATGCGTGTATTCATGTAGAACATACCCAAAAAACCAAGCGAAAAGAATGGCGCTGAAAAACGATGGAATACTCATCCCGAAAGTACTGAATATTTGAATGAACTTATCTATCCACCGGTCTTTATACAAGGCTGAAATAACACCAAGAACAATTCCTAAAACTATAGCAATTACAATGGCTGTTACAGCTAAAACAAAGGTATTGGGTAAAGTTTCGCCCAATACCTGACTCACCTTTTTCCCTTGTTTTGTAAAAGATTCCCGTAAATAAGGGAATTTCAAAACTAGGGTAGTTTGACCTATTGAAAATAAGCTTGTTGCGGCGTATTTATTAGGACGCAGAAAGGTATAGTCTTCACTTTTTTTTGAATGCAATGATATAGGCGATAAATCATTTAAATAATAGAAATACTGGGTGCTGATGGGTTTGTCAAATCCGTACTTTTGTTTGACTGCGGCCAATTGCCCACTATCTTCATTTTGACCTAACATCATTTGAGCTGGATCACCTGGAAGTACGTTAAACAAAAAGAATATGACCGTGACCACTCCAAATAAGGTGAGTAGCGCATAGGTTATTTTATTTATTAGATAACTAATCAAATAGTTTATTTGTTGGTGTGTTTATTTGTTTAACTGGAAACTGTGACTGCTACTGAAAACTATAAGTCCAAATCATCTATATCGTTCCAGTGCTCTTTTTGTTCTATGGTGCCCTTGCCCAATTCTAGAATACCAGGATTTGAACGCACTACGGTTTTTAACGCTTTTTCATCACATAGATACCATTCAAAATCAATATTATAAGCAGCATTTATACGCTGTTTAGTGACTTCGCCAGATGCCGTTAGACCAATGATTTTATATCCTTTTTTCTTAGCTTCTTTCTGTAATGCATTTAGTTTTAAAGCCCCCTCTTTTTCAATTTTCTCTAAACTATAAGACACCACGATAATCAGGTTTTCCTCAGCTAAAAATTGATCTGTCAGATTTTCATCTTCAGTTTCTATAGAAAAATCAACAATGGATGGCTGGTAGCCTTCTTTAATTACTTTAGTATCTACACTTATAAAATCACCTTCTACCGAAGGATATGGGCCATTATTGGTAATTGTTTTTTCTTCACCATTCACGTTAAATTTCCAATAATATTCTATTTCTGGTTTTGGAGCATCTTCTGGAACCGTCATACCTTCATTAATATTAGCGCCTATTTTATAAGCTCTAAAATCCACCGCTGGCAAATGCATTAACACATAATACCCAAACCATAAACTGAAAACAAATCCTAAAAGTGCGATAATTGTAGTTATCAATCTGTTGAAATAAGGCTTGACGTAACGGCTCCCAATTACTAATATTAAAATCAATACAAGTAAGATAACGTCTTTAGTAAAACTTTCCCAAGGGGTTAATTTTAGCGCATCTCCAAAGCATCCGCAATCTTTAACCTTGTCAAAATATGCTGAATAAAAGGTTAAAAACGTAAATAATACAATCATGACCAACAAGCTCCAAATTGTAAATTTTGGTCTATAGCCAATGATAAGGAATATGCCTAGTACAACTTCAAAAACCACTAACATGACGGCTATCATCAACGCGTATGGCTCTAGGAACGGTAGATTTAAAACATCTGCACTAAAGTATTCCTGAAGTTTATAAGAAAAACCAAGGGGGTCGTTCAATTTTATTAATCCGGAAATGATAAATAAAACTCCAACTAACAGTCTTGATATATGAACTAAATATTTCATTTATGCTTCATTTAAGTGAATCAATGCAAATACAGCGTAATTAATCATATCCTGATAATTGGCTTCGATGCCTTCGCTCACTATGGTTTTGCCTTTATTATTTTCTATTGTTTTTACCCTTAGTAACTTTTGCAATATTAAATCGGTTAAACTACTCACTCTCATATCACGCCATGCCTCACCATAATCATGGTTTTTATCTTCCATAAGGCTTTTTGTAATGGCGGCTTTTTCGGTATATAATTCAATAGCCTCTTCCGTGGACAAATCGGGTTGTTCTACAACACCTTTATCCAATTGTATGAGTGCCATAATGCAATAGTTTATAATGCCTATAAATTCACTGCGTTGGCCTTCATCTACCTTTCTTACCTCATTTTGCTGAAGCCCACGAATACGTTGCGCCTTAATAAAAATTTGATCTGTAAGTGATGGTAATCTCAATATTCTCCACGCACTTCCATAGTCTGACATTTTATCGCTAAATAAACGTTTACAGGTGTCTATAACGGCGTCGTATTGTTTTGAAGTATTTTGCATAAATAATATTGAATTTTGCGTAAATTTCGCATAAATTAATTTAAAGTTCAAAGTTTAAGGTTTAAAGTTTTAAACTTAATGCAAACACCCATTAAAACTGTATGAATGACCATAAATTGTAAAGGCCAGCTTATTGATTTATCTACACCAAAAGTCATGGGTATTTTGAATATTACTCCAGACTCTTTTTATGACGGAGGTGTGCATAATAATGAAAAAAGCATATTAACACATACTGAAAAGATGTTAAATGAGGGTGCGACCTTTATTGATGTAGGTGCTTATAGTTCAAAACCTCATGCAGATCAAGTTACTGAAGGTGAAGAATTGAAACGGATTCTCCCCATGGTGGATTCAATTTTAAGAGAATTCCCAGATGCCTTGCTCTCCATAGACACTTTTAGAAGCAAGGTAGCTGCACAATGTGTTGAGGCGGGCGCTGCTTTAATTAATGATATTTCTGCTGGAAAACTGGACAGCAATATGCTACCTACAATCGCCAATTTAAGAGTGCCATATATTATGATGCACATGAAAGGCACTCCGCAAACCATGCAGCAACATACACAGTATGATGATTTGTTAAAAGATGTTTTATTCTATTTTTCTGAACGGATAACTGCGGCCAGATCCTTAGGAGTTATAGATCTAATTGTAGACCCTGGCTTTGGCTTTGCTAAAACTTTAGAGCAAAATTATAAACTATTGAATAATGCTGAACTTTTAAAAATTTTAGATAAACCATTACTTGTTGGCATTTCAAGAAAATCGATGATTTATAAAACGCTTGAATCATCGGCACAAGAAGCCCTTAATGGCACTACCGTGCTGAATACTGTGGCTTTACAAAAAGGTGTTTCTATTTTACGTGTGCATGATGTTAAGGAAGCTGTAGAATGTATTAAATTGACTGGATTGTTAGATTGTTAGATTGTTAGATTGTTAGAAATTATGAAAAAGCTAGTTTTCTTAATTATTTTATCTGTTTTATTATCCTGCGGAAAGGAAAAAATAATTCATTTGCCTGAAATAAGTCATTCTAAAATTACAGATATCCCAGATGTTTCTGCTGCTTATTTGTTTTACGACGAAGCCCAAAAAGATAGTGTTGAATTAAATAGAAAAAACCTGATTAGCACAACAAATTGGTTGGTAAATGTTGATAAACGCTTGTCGCTAAAACAAGTTATTCCGCAAATAAAATTTTTACAGGATAAGAAAAACAATTCAAGCCATAAAAAAGAAAATACTAAAAACTATTTTACATGCAATGATACGAGCAGGAAGAATTTGGGGTTCATAGAATTTACCGATGTGGTTTATCATAAGGAATCTTCTAATGCACTTTTTAAGAATCGTCATGAAGAAATAGATTCAAAATTAGAGATAGGTATTAATTTTTATTCAAACGAAAAGATTCACATTATTAATGCATCGTCAGAGCCTTTTATAATTGAAACGGACTTCAAGGATTTGATTTCAGAATTAAAAAAAATGGATAGGCCGAATTCAAAGGCTTATTTAAACTTCAACGCATCTTTAAAATTTCAAAAATACATCCATTATAAATCTAGTATTTTGAATACGGCATTTAATCATTTAGAGATTTCAAATCATGAATTCATTTATTAACCTTATTTTATTAAATTTACCAAAACCCACCGCCATTGGAAATCTTTAACGACCTCTTAAAATTTAGTGTAGTAGACATTATAGATGTTTTTCTGGTAGCCCTTCTACTCTATTATATTTATAAACTGGTTAAGGGTACGGTAGCCATCAACATCTTTATTGGAATAATCATTATTTATTTAGTCTGGAAGCTCACAGAGTTTCTTAACATGGAATTGCTTACTGGTATTTTTGGTGGTTTTATGAAAGTGGGAATCATTGCACTAATCGTAGTATTTCAACCTGAAATTCGAAAATTTTTACTCATGGTCGGGTCTACTAATTTTAATAGACGACGAAAATTCCTATCACAGCTCAGTTTTTTAAAAACGGAAAACAGTGATGAAACCGATGTTGCCGCTATAATATCAGCAGCCAATAAAATGTCGGCATCCAGAACGGGAGCGCTCATGGTTTTCGAGCGTAACAATAATCTGGATTTTCTGTGTGCATCTGGCGATGCTATGAACATCACCGTATCGCAACCTATTATTGAAAGTATTTTTTTCAAGAATAGTCCATTACACGACGGGGCAATCATTATAAACAATAACATTGTAAAAGCCACACGCGTTATTTTACCTGTTAATAACGAAACAACAATTCCTAAACGTTTTGGTTTAAGGCACAGGGCTGCCATTGGCGTGACGGAAAAAACAGATGCTTTGGCACTTGTTGTGAGCGAAGAAACTGGAAATATTTCGTATTTTAAGGATGGTGAGTTTATTATGTTTGATGATACTCAAGAATTGGCCATGATTATTAAAGAAGATTTATCTTGATGTTGTGTAAAAATTGCGAAACACCCCTGACTACTGATAGTGATTTTCGCAAATCATGTGGAGTAAAAGTGATTCGGAATAGATTAACCGTTAAAAATCTATTTGAAAACTTTACTGAGGCTTAAAAAGCTGCGATTAATATTTAAACAATTTCTTCTTCTTTAATAAATTGTACTTCATATAAATTCCTATAATACCCATTTTCCTTTTGCAGAAGTTCACGATGCGTACCTTGCTCAACAATATATCCGGAATCCATAACAATAATATTATCTGCCTTCTTAATGGTGGCTAGACGGTGTGCGATGACAATAGAGGTTCGCCCTTTCGTAATCTTATCTGTAGCATTTTGGATAAGTTGTTCAGAATAAGAATCCACGGAAGAGGTTGCTTCATCTAAGACCAGAATACTGGGATTAGTGACATAAGCCCTTAAAAAAGATATAAGTTGTCGTTGCCCTGACGATAACATAACCCCACGCTCTTTTACATTGTAGTGATAGCCATTTGGAAGACTTAAAATGAATTCGTCAATCCCGATGTCCTTTGCTGCCTGACGCACTGTATCTTCGGTGACTTCAGGATTATTCAATGTGATGTTGTTTAAAATGGTATCAGCAAACAAAAACACATCTTGCAGTACCACGGCTATTTGCGTACGCAACGATTCTAAAGTAACCTCTTTAATGTTAATGCCATCTATAGATATATCACCTTTATCAATTTCATAAAAACGATTTAATAAATTGATAATAGTCGATTTTCCTGCTCCAGTTGCACCAACAATGGCGACTGTATCTCCAGGTTTCACTTCAAAAGAAATCTCCTTTAAAACCTGTTCATCCTCCACATAGCTGAAAGACACGTGATTAAATTCTATATGACCTTTAAAATGCTCTGCTTTATGAGTGCCCGTATCATCAATTTGCGATGTTGTGTCCAAAACTTTAAAGACACGGTTTGCAGCAACCATACCCATTTGTAGTGTATTAAATTTATCCGCAATTTGCCTTAGCGGTCTAAACAACATGGGAATAAACATGATAAACGCAATGAGATCCCCTTCTGAAACCACACCATTAAGCACGACGTTTAAACCTCCATACCAAGCTACCAAACCTATAGTGATGGATGCTGATAAATCGGCCAATGGGAAAAATATGGAATTGTACCAAACCGTTTTGACCCAGCCTTTTTTATGACGTTCATTAATAGTTTTAAAATTCTGATATTCAATAGCCTCTCGAGTAAACAGCTGCAAAATTTTCATACCTGTTAATCGTTCTTGAACAAACGAATTAAGGTTTGACACTTCGGTCCGTACTTCTTCAAAAGCCTTTTTCATATACTTCTGAAAGATTCGAGTCGCATATAAAAGCAAGGGTAACATCACGAAGACAATAAGACTCAAGCGCCAATTAATATAAGCCATGACCCCAAACACCACAGTCATAGTAAGTAAGTCTCTAAATATCATGAATAGCCCTTGTCCAAAAATATCGGCAATCCGCTCCATATCTGTCACCGCCCGCGTGATAAGGACGCCAACCGAAGAATTATCATAATACTTCATTTTAAAACGAAGTAAGTGATTAAAAAGTTTTACACGAACATCCATAACTAAATTCTGTCCCAACCATGCCGCATAATAAATAAATAGCAACTGAAAAACGGTTTGTAGAACAAGCACGCCTAACATAAGGAGTATGTAAAAAAGGAATCCTTTTTCTTCTTTACTGGCGATACTATCATCAATGGCAAACTTGGTAATATACGGAGTAGCCGCACTAAAAACTGCCAACAAAATCACCAGTATTATTAAACCATAAAACACATTTAAATACGGTTTTATGTATTCAAACAATCTTTTGAATAGTTTAACATCAAATATGTTTTCCTTGTTTTTGCTCATTTATATTTTATATCATCAGGATATTCAACATCTATTAAATATAAGCCTTTTGCTGGCACAGAGAATCCAGCTTCACGCCGATCTTTAGATTCTAATATCGCATGAAAATCTTCTAAAGAGATTTTTTTCAAACCAATATTTATGAGCGTTCCCACGATGGCTCTTACCATATTTCGTAAAAACCGATCGGCTTGAATGGTGAAATGAAGCTCATCACCTACCAGTTCCCAATCAGCTTTCATTATATTGCAATTATACGTTTTTACATCCGTTTTACTTTTTGAGAAGCATTGAAAATCTTTATACTCAAATAAGATTCTTGTAGCCACTTGCATGGCACTCAAATCTAACGGATGCTTCACATAATAAGCGGTATTAAAATTAAAAGCATTCTTTTTTAAACCCACTCGGTATAAATACGTTCTACTAATCGCATTAAACCGCGCGTGGGCATCATCGGTTGCTCTAAAAATTTTATGAATGGCAATGTCTTTTGGTAAAAAAGAGTTCATTTTAAAAACAATATCAGCTTCATCGATTAATTCATTACTGTCAAAATGCGCATACATTTGTTTGGCATGAACGCCAGTGTCCGTACGCCCCGCTCCCATTACAGAAATAGCTTCTTTCAGCAAGGTTGATAGATCCTTTTCAACCAGTTCCTGAACCGAAATAGCATTCGGTTGATTTTGCCATCCGTGATAGGCGGAACCATTATAAGAAAGTTCTATAAAATACCTCAATCTGTTTTAATACTTTTGTTGAAAGCACAAATATAGACAGATTAACGCTGCCATTGAAGTGCATAATCTTAATTAAATATTAAAAGATTTTTAATAGCAATTCATAAAATGACCAAAATCTTATTACTCTCTGACACGCACAGCTATATAGATGATGCCATACTAAAATATGTAAAACAGGTAGATGAAGTTTGGCATGCAGGGGATATTGGTGATTTAAGAATAACCGATGCCATAAAAGAACTAAAGCCCTTAAAAGCGGTATATGGAAACATTGACGATACTATTATTAGACAAGAGTTTCCCGAACATTTAAGATTTAAGTGTGAGGAGGTTGATGTGTGGATGACCCACATTGGCGGCTACCCGGGAGCTTATAATGTGCGCGTTAGGGAAACCATTAAACTAAACCCTCCCAAACTTTTTATTTGTGGCCATTCACATATTTTAAAGGTGATGCCCGATAAAAAATTACACCTGTTACACATGAACCCTGGCGCGGTTGGTAAACACGGTTTTCACAAAGCACGTACCATGTTGCGGTTTACTATTGATGGTGAAAAAATTGATAATCTAGAAGTTATTGAGTTCCCTAAGTAAAAAGACAAAAAGCAGGTATAAAAGCATAGTTTTTTAGCCAATTGAAAAAAATTAACGAGTTCTATGTTAATATTTTCTTAATCCAAGGGATTAATAAGTCAAAATAGCACCAATAGATTCATAAATTGTAGTTTTGCACCTATAATAAAACAGTAAAAATAATTATTTATGAGTTTAGTAAAAGAGAATGATACTGTGAAAGTTCATTACACAGGAAAATTAAGCAATGGTCAAGTTTTTGACAGTTCACTCGAAAGAGAACCGTTAGAAATAACATTAGGTCAAGGCATGTTGATTTCTGGTTTTGAAAAAGGCATGGTTAACATGAAGGTTAGTGAAAAAAAAACAATTAATATCCCTGTTGCAGAAGCCTATGGCGAGGTGCAAAAAGAATTGTTCCATGAAGTAAAAAAAGACCAATTACCAAAGGAAATCACTCCAGAAGTTGGTATGGGATTATCTTCTAAAAACCCAGACGGTTCAGAAGTGAAATTTCGTATTGCCGAGGTTAATGACGACCATATTATTGTAGATGCCAACCATCCTCTAGCAGGACAAGAGTTAGTATTCGATTTAGAACTTATTGAAATAAAATAACCATTTTATTTTAGTGAAAATAAAAAAGTCTGGAGTATTTCCAGACTTTTTTATGCCTTATTCTTTGAAAAATATAAAACCAACGATCCTCGAGGTAGAACCATAGAGTTTAAGTATAAACCTGAATTTGATTAATCTTCAAAATTTAACAGCCTTGATCTCAACAACAAATCATTCTTTTTCATATCCTGCAAGGTCATATTCTCACCTTGTAGGTATTAGGATTAAACAAAATAAACCTACAAGGTTTTGGCTCTAGTTTATTAGTGCCTTGATATTATTGGTTTTTGCCACGAATTACACTCATTAGCACGAATAAATGAGCTTAGCCCATTTAAAATTCGTGGAATGATTGACAAAAATGATATCACGAATAGAGAAATCTAAAGATTTTTCAAACATTAGTGATCATTAGTGTAATTTGTGGCTTAATACTTCAATTTCTTATCTATTATCCTCAGATTTACGATCGTTCCTGCAAGTAGGCTTACTTTTAATTATCTAATGTGTCAAGCATGTTTATCTTGAAGAAATATTACTAAAACAACGCACTAGTAAACTAGAGCCAAGGTTTTTAATAACTAATTGATAATTAAAAGTTTATTAATCGAAACCAGACTATAAGCCAAGTAACCGAATACATGGTTTTATATGGTTGGAGTCAAATACTTTAAAAACAAAAAAAGCCCAAGATCTTCACCTTGGGCTCACGCACTAATACTACTAAGATATTAGGTTTTATCGCAATCGATCTACAGATTTTACGAGATCTTCATCCTTCTTAATGGCTTTATTGGCTAAAGCCAAAAACACGATAGAAATGATAGGAAGAAACATCCCAATACCTTTCTCAGAAACCACAGTTTCTCCAGATACATTTAGAGATTGATACACAAAAAATCCTAGTAAAATAAAGTTTAATATGATGTTAAGTCGCCCCAAAACAAATTGAGACTTCCTATTTTTATACATAAATATAGTAATTAAAGATAAAAGCGCAGACCCTAAAAATAAGCCCAAATATAAAACGTCGTCAAAGGCATATACTTTTATATCATCATTTGTAATCCATAGATAGGAAACGAAAATGAGCCCCGCAGAAACCCCTGCAGCCATTAAAAGATATATAGTTTGAATACGTTGTAACATTTTATTTCTAAATACTAGACCGCAAAAATAATAGTTTCTTTTATAAATTTCACGTAAAAAATTAAAATAAAGTTGTATAATTGCAGTATCAATACTCAACAACCGCAATAACAGGTTGTTAATTCTTCAGATTAAAATTCATTTTTTTCAGAATAACTCAAATTATATTTACAAAATATTTTCAATCCTATATTAATGTTTGAAATTTCACAATTAAAAGAAAAGAAACTTGCTGATTTACAGGAGATTGCAAGTAAACTAAGCGTTCCTAAATACCGTTCACTTAAAAAATTAGATTTAGTTTATAAAATACTAGATATGCAAGCCGCAGATCCTAAAGCGGTAACATCTGTGGTGGATACGCCCGTTTCTTCAGAGAGCAAACCTGAGAAACGAGAAGTAAAGAAACCGAGACAGCGCGTTCAAAAACCTGCAAAAGATGCACCAGCGAAACCTGATGAGACATCACAAAAAAGCACGCCTGTAAGTGCTACGGATGCTAAAGATAATAAACCTGCTCCAGCTAAGGTTGTAAGTAGACCACCCGCACCAAGACCTAAAAAAGAGGAACAAAAGTCGGATACTAAGACGGAGCGTCGCGTTCCAAATGAACGCCCTAAAAACAGCTCACAAAAGTCACCTCAAAAAAGAGATAATAACCCCACACATAAAAATCAAAAAAACGGTAACACCCATGGTAGCAATGCCAATAACGGGAATAAAGATAGTAGAAATCGTTACCGCGAACCAGATTATGAGTTTGATGCTATTATCCAAAGTGAAGGCGTACTAGACGTTATGCAAGATGGCTATGGGTTTTTAAGATCATCC encodes the following:
- the folP gene encoding dihydropteroate synthase, with the translated sequence MTINCKGQLIDLSTPKVMGILNITPDSFYDGGVHNNEKSILTHTEKMLNEGATFIDVGAYSSKPHADQVTEGEELKRILPMVDSILREFPDALLSIDTFRSKVAAQCVEAGAALINDISAGKLDSNMLPTIANLRVPYIMMHMKGTPQTMQQHTQYDDLLKDVLFYFSERITAARSLGVIDLIVDPGFGFAKTLEQNYKLLNNAELLKILDKPLLVGISRKSMIYKTLESSAQEALNGTTVLNTVALQKGVSILRVHDVKEAVECIKLTGLLDC
- a CDS encoding diadenylate cyclase gives rise to the protein MEIFNDLLKFSVVDIIDVFLVALLLYYIYKLVKGTVAINIFIGIIIIYLVWKLTEFLNMELLTGIFGGFMKVGIIALIVVFQPEIRKFLLMVGSTNFNRRRKFLSQLSFLKTENSDETDVAAIISAANKMSASRTGALMVFERNNNLDFLCASGDAMNITVSQPIIESIFFKNSPLHDGAIIINNNIVKATRVILPVNNETTIPKRFGLRHRAAIGVTEKTDALALVVSEETGNISYFKDGEFIMFDDTQELAMIIKEDLS
- a CDS encoding ABC transporter ATP-binding protein, which produces MSKNKENIFDVKLFKRLFEYIKPYLNVFYGLIILVILLAVFSAATPYITKFAIDDSIASKEEKGFLFYILLMLGVLVLQTVFQLLFIYYAAWLGQNLVMDVRVKLFNHLLRFKMKYYDNSSVGVLITRAVTDMERIADIFGQGLFMIFRDLLTMTVVFGVMAYINWRLSLIVFVMLPLLLYATRIFQKYMKKAFEEVRTEVSNLNSFVQERLTGMKILQLFTREAIEYQNFKTINERHKKGWVKTVWYNSIFFPLADLSASITIGLVAWYGGLNVVLNGVVSEGDLIAFIMFIPMLFRPLRQIADKFNTLQMGMVAANRVFKVLDTTSQIDDTGTHKAEHFKGHIEFNHVSFSYVEDEQVLKEISFEVKPGDTVAIVGATGAGKSTIINLLNRFYEIDKGDISIDGINIKEVTLESLRTQIAVVLQDVFLFADTILNNITLNNPEVTEDTVRQAAKDIGIDEFILSLPNGYHYNVKERGVMLSSGQRQLISFLRAYVTNPSILVLDEATSSVDSYSEQLIQNATDKITKGRTSIVIAHRLATIKKADNIIVMDSGYIVEQGTHRELLQKENGYYRNLYEVQFIKEEEIV
- the truA gene encoding tRNA pseudouridine(38-40) synthase TruA, with protein sequence MRYFIELSYNGSAYHGWQNQPNAISVQELVEKDLSTLLKEAISVMGAGRTDTGVHAKQMYAHFDSNELIDEADIVFKMNSFLPKDIAIHKIFRATDDAHARFNAISRTYLYRVGLKKNAFNFNTAYYVKHPLDLSAMQVATRILFEYKDFQCFSKSKTDVKTYNCNIMKADWELVGDELHFTIQADRFLRNMVRAIVGTLINIGLKKISLEDFHAILESKDRREAGFSVPAKGLYLIDVEYPDDIKYK
- a CDS encoding metallophosphoesterase family protein; translated protein: MTKILLLSDTHSYIDDAILKYVKQVDEVWHAGDIGDLRITDAIKELKPLKAVYGNIDDTIIRQEFPEHLRFKCEEVDVWMTHIGGYPGAYNVRVRETIKLNPPKLFICGHSHILKVMPDKKLHLLHMNPGAVGKHGFHKARTMLRFTIDGEKIDNLEVIEFPK
- a CDS encoding FKBP-type peptidyl-prolyl cis-trans isomerase — translated: MSLVKENDTVKVHYTGKLSNGQVFDSSLEREPLEITLGQGMLISGFEKGMVNMKVSEKKTINIPVAEAYGEVQKELFHEVKKDQLPKEITPEVGMGLSSKNPDGSEVKFRIAEVNDDHIIVDANHPLAGQELVFDLELIEIK
- a CDS encoding DUF4293 domain-containing protein, which codes for MLQRIQTIYLLMAAGVSAGLIFVSYLWITNDDIKVYAFDDVLYLGLFLGSALLSLITIFMYKNRKSQFVLGRLNIILNFILLGFFVYQSLNVSGETVVSEKGIGMFLPIISIVFLALANKAIKKDEDLVKSVDRLR